In one Trichlorobacter lovleyi SZ genomic region, the following are encoded:
- the argF gene encoding ornithine carbamoyltransferase — protein sequence MTRHFLALHDFTRQELDAMLALAADLKQKQKNGVEHHLLKGKTLAMIFEKASTRTRISFEVGIYQLGGHGLFISSANSQMGRGEPIKDSARVMARYCDGVMIRTFGQEIVDEFARYSDVPVINGLTDLFHPCQIMADLQTVIEQKGGYQGLKFAWVGDGNNMANTWIEAAAIFGFDLALACPQGYEPDRHVWEWAQKQGTATISITEDPEEAVRDADVINTDVWASMGQESEQKQREFAFQGYCVNDELLAAARPDSIVLHCLPAHRGEEISESVIEGKHSVVWDEAENRLHIQKAIMATLMK from the coding sequence ATGACACGGCATTTTCTTGCGCTGCACGATTTCACCAGGCAGGAGCTGGATGCCATGCTGGCCCTGGCTGCAGACCTGAAGCAGAAACAGAAAAACGGTGTTGAACACCACCTGTTGAAAGGCAAGACCCTGGCCATGATTTTTGAAAAGGCCTCCACCCGTACCCGCATCTCCTTTGAGGTCGGTATCTACCAGCTGGGTGGGCACGGTCTGTTTATTTCGTCTGCCAACTCCCAGATGGGGCGTGGTGAGCCGATCAAGGACTCGGCCCGGGTGATGGCACGCTACTGTGACGGCGTGATGATCCGCACCTTTGGCCAGGAGATCGTGGATGAATTCGCCCGATACTCTGATGTGCCGGTGATTAACGGTCTGACCGACCTGTTTCACCCCTGCCAGATCATGGCAGACCTGCAGACTGTGATCGAACAGAAGGGCGGTTATCAGGGGCTCAAGTTTGCCTGGGTGGGTGACGGTAACAACATGGCCAACACCTGGATCGAGGCTGCTGCTATCTTCGGTTTTGATCTGGCGCTGGCCTGTCCGCAAGGCTATGAACCGGACCGTCATGTCTGGGAATGGGCCCAGAAACAGGGCACTGCCACGATTAGCATTACTGAAGACCCTGAAGAAGCGGTGCGTGACGCCGACGTGATTAACACCGACGTCTGGGCCAGCATGGGGCAGGAGTCTGAGCAGAAACAGCGGGAATTCGCGTTTCAGGGCTACTGCGTGAATGACGAGCTGCTGGCGGCAGCCAGACCAGACAGCATCGTGCTGCACTGCCTGCCTGCCCACCGTGGCGAGGAGATCAGCGAGAGCGTGATTGAAGGGAAACATTCTGTGGTATGGGACGAAGCAGAAAACCGTCTGCATATACAAAAGGCCATTATGGCCACTCTGATGAAATAA
- a CDS encoding sensor histidine kinase: MLNRSGKQIVILVVDDELVIRDLCSKGLRNYRILQAGSPQEALACYAAEPVDMVLTDVQMPGGNGIDLLREIKRNDPNAVVLIMTGFGDKETVLEALRADADDFIQKPVNLLQLQTAIEKALGRRALKEELAAMHSLDSLKGAFLSLVSHKLKTPLTSLSLGLEELERYASRLHPTEACHLRLVSMREDLEALSCLMTSLVRMHQALGGAGGEPARFDLTEVVKSAAESVQRVSSKRNMTLLLELETSAAVLGNRDRLMFALQQILENAFKFSSDGATVAIRLTRAGGHAEIAIRDSGCGIAEEEMPKIFERFYQVDPDATGQIPGFGLGLFCVREIVRQHGGSIAVNSQLGQGTTVTINLTCAEE; encoded by the coding sequence ATGCTGAATCGTTCCGGAAAGCAGATTGTTATACTGGTGGTGGATGATGAGCTGGTCATCCGCGACCTCTGTAGCAAGGGGCTGAGGAACTATCGGATTCTGCAGGCCGGTTCACCTCAGGAGGCACTGGCCTGCTACGCTGCTGAACCGGTTGATATGGTGCTGACTGATGTGCAGATGCCGGGCGGGAACGGCATCGACCTGCTGCGAGAGATTAAACGAAACGATCCCAATGCAGTGGTTCTGATCATGACCGGCTTTGGAGACAAGGAAACGGTACTGGAGGCCTTGCGGGCCGATGCCGATGACTTTATCCAGAAGCCGGTTAATCTGTTGCAATTGCAGACAGCAATTGAGAAGGCGCTTGGCAGACGTGCCCTGAAGGAAGAACTGGCTGCCATGCACAGCCTTGACAGCCTGAAAGGGGCGTTTCTCTCGCTTGTCTCCCATAAGTTGAAGACGCCGCTAACCTCCTTGTCACTGGGGCTTGAAGAGCTGGAACGCTATGCCTCACGGCTGCACCCGACCGAGGCCTGTCACCTGCGGCTGGTTTCAATGCGGGAGGACCTGGAGGCACTTTCCTGCCTCATGACCTCACTGGTGCGTATGCATCAGGCACTGGGGGGTGCGGGAGGAGAACCAGCCAGGTTTGATCTGACCGAGGTGGTAAAGAGTGCCGCGGAATCTGTGCAACGTGTCTCGTCAAAGCGGAATATGACGCTCTTACTTGAACTGGAAACCTCAGCGGCGGTGCTTGGCAACCGCGACCGGCTTATGTTTGCACTGCAGCAGATCCTGGAAAACGCCTTCAAGTTTTCCAGTGATGGCGCTACGGTGGCCATCAGGCTGACCCGTGCCGGAGGCCATGCGGAGATCGCAATCCGGGATAGCGGTTGTGGTATTGCGGAAGAGGAAATGCCTAAGATCTTTGAACGGTTTTATCAGGTTGACCCCGACGCCACCGGACAGATCCCGGGCTTTGGCCTGGGCCTGTTCTGCGTGCGGGAAATCGTCAGACAGCATGGCGGTTCAATTGCGGTCAACAGCCAACTGGGGCAGGGGACCACGGTGACCATTAACCTTACCTGTGCAGAGGAGTGA
- the atpB gene encoding F0F1 ATP synthase subunit A — protein MVHPLLFLQFLSTKLQHLLHISDASANAVVYTWTVIVLLLVLSLIATRALKTIPSGVQNFMEVVVDGIENMIVETMGEHGRSFFPLIATLAIFILVSNLVGLIPGFYPPTANVNTTAACAIVVFLATHVVGIKHHGFHYLKHFMGPIWWLAPLMFFIEVIGHLSRPVSLTLRLFGNMNGHELVLMIFFALAPFLVPLPMMLMGVLVSFIQAFVFMLLAMIYIQGSLEEAH, from the coding sequence ATGGTCCACCCGTTGTTGTTTCTCCAGTTCCTCAGCACGAAGCTGCAGCACCTGCTGCATATCTCTGACGCTTCTGCAAACGCAGTCGTCTATACCTGGACGGTCATCGTGCTGTTGCTGGTGCTGTCACTGATTGCAACCCGTGCCCTGAAGACGATACCAAGCGGCGTACAAAACTTCATGGAAGTGGTGGTTGACGGAATTGAAAACATGATCGTCGAAACCATGGGTGAGCATGGGCGGTCCTTTTTTCCCTTAATCGCCACACTGGCCATCTTCATTCTGGTGTCCAACCTGGTGGGCCTGATCCCCGGCTTCTACCCGCCTACCGCTAACGTCAACACGACGGCAGCCTGTGCAATCGTGGTATTTCTGGCCACCCATGTGGTTGGCATCAAGCACCACGGTTTTCACTACCTGAAGCATTTCATGGGTCCGATCTGGTGGTTGGCTCCGCTGATGTTCTTCATCGAAGTCATCGGTCACCTCTCTCGTCCGGTTTCACTCACCTTGCGTCTTTTCGGCAACATGAACGGCCATGAACTGGTTCTGATGATCTTCTTTGCACTGGCACCGTTCCTGGTACCTCTGCCGATGATGCTGATGGGTGTGCTGGTTTCATTCATCCAGGCATTTGTTTTCATGCTGCTGGCCATGATCTATATCCAGGGTTCCCTGGAAGAGGCACACTAA
- a CDS encoding argininosuccinate synthase: MAKKQEVKKIVLAYSGGLDTSIILKWLKNEYGAEIVAFSADLGQGDELAPVREKALKTGASTVYIDDLREEFVRDFVYPMFRANAIYEGHYLLGTSIARPLIAKRQMEIAKLEGCDAVSHGATGKGNDQVRFELAYYHFDPSISVIAPWREWKLNSRKALIAYAKKNDIPIPITKKRPWSSDRNLLHISFEGGILEDTWAEAPEEMYVLTCKPEKAPNKPQYVEIEFEQGNAVAVDGVRMTPAQLLAHLNTIGGLHGVGRVDLLENRSVGMKSRGVYETPGGTILREAHSAVEQITMDREVMRIRDSLIPEYARQVYAGYWFSPEREMLQTLIDESQKTVNGVARVKLYKGHCRTVGRKSETNSLFNLDFATFEKDKVYNQADAEGFIKINSLRLRIRSLMQGKK, encoded by the coding sequence ATGGCAAAGAAACAAGAAGTGAAAAAGATCGTCCTGGCCTATTCCGGCGGGCTGGATACCTCCATCATCCTCAAGTGGCTAAAAAATGAGTATGGCGCGGAGATAGTGGCGTTTTCAGCTGATCTGGGACAGGGGGATGAACTGGCTCCGGTGCGTGAAAAGGCGCTCAAGACCGGTGCAAGTACCGTCTATATCGATGACCTGCGTGAAGAGTTTGTGCGTGACTTTGTCTATCCGATGTTCCGGGCCAATGCCATCTATGAAGGCCACTACCTGCTGGGCACCTCCATCGCCCGTCCGCTGATTGCCAAGCGCCAGATGGAAATCGCCAAGCTGGAAGGGTGCGATGCCGTCTCCCACGGGGCCACCGGCAAGGGTAATGACCAGGTCCGCTTTGAGCTGGCCTACTACCACTTTGACCCTTCCATATCCGTGATTGCGCCCTGGCGGGAGTGGAAACTGAACAGTCGTAAGGCGCTGATCGCCTATGCCAAGAAGAACGATATTCCGATTCCGATCACCAAGAAACGTCCCTGGTCCTCAGACCGCAACCTGCTGCACATCTCCTTTGAAGGCGGCATCCTGGAGGATACCTGGGCTGAGGCGCCGGAAGAGATGTATGTGTTGACCTGCAAGCCGGAAAAGGCCCCCAACAAGCCTCAGTATGTTGAGATCGAGTTTGAACAGGGTAATGCCGTGGCTGTTGACGGTGTGCGGATGACACCGGCCCAGCTGCTGGCGCACCTGAACACCATTGGCGGCCTGCATGGGGTAGGACGGGTTGATCTGCTGGAAAACCGTTCAGTCGGCATGAAGTCCCGCGGTGTCTATGAGACCCCCGGCGGCACCATCCTGCGCGAAGCACACTCCGCGGTGGAGCAGATCACCATGGACCGCGAGGTAATGCGGATCCGTGATTCCTTGATTCCTGAATATGCCCGTCAGGTCTATGCCGGCTACTGGTTCTCGCCGGAGCGTGAAATGCTGCAGACGCTGATTGATGAATCTCAAAAGACGGTCAACGGCGTGGCACGGGTCAAGCTGTACAAGGGGCATTGCCGTACGGTTGGCCGCAAGTCCGAGACCAATTCGCTGTTCAATCTGGATTTTGCAACCTTTGAAAAGGACAAGGTCTACAATCAGGCCGATGCCGAAGGCTTTATCAAGATCAACTCCCTGCGGTTGCGGATTCGCTCCCTGATGCAGGGCAAGAAGTAA
- the argH gene encoding argininosuccinate lyase, whose product MSQNKLWGGRFTQPTDKFVEEFTASIDFDKRLYHQDIRGSVAHARMLGRQGIIPQQDVEQIVHGLKDILAQIEAGQFDFSVGLEDIHMNIEARLSQKIGEAGKRLHTGRSRNDQVALDIRLYLRDEIVEVVAYLDMLIDSLLEQAEKNLEVVMPGFTHLQSAQPILFSHHMLAYVEMFKRDKGRMDDCLKRVNVLPLGAGALAGTTFPIDREYVAEQLDFPAVTRNSLDSVSDRDFALEFIAASSILMMHLSRLSEELIIWSTSAFRFVDLSDGFCTGSSIMPQKKNPDVPELVRGKTGRVYGNLMALLTVMKALPLAYNKDMQEDKEPLFDTIDTVKGSLKIFADMIREMRVNSSSMGRAAGQGFSTATDVADYLVRKGLPFRDAHEAVGKAVAYCVENEMDIIDLSLAEWQLFSPHFSDDIFAAITVEASVNARDVIGGTARNRVEDEIRRCREGK is encoded by the coding sequence ATGTCTCAAAACAAGCTGTGGGGCGGGCGTTTTACCCAGCCAACGGATAAGTTTGTAGAAGAATTTACCGCTTCAATTGATTTTGATAAGCGTTTGTACCATCAGGATATCCGCGGCTCGGTTGCCCATGCACGGATGCTGGGGCGGCAGGGGATTATTCCTCAACAGGATGTGGAGCAGATTGTCCATGGCTTGAAGGATATCCTGGCGCAGATCGAGGCCGGCCAGTTCGATTTCTCGGTCGGGCTGGAAGATATCCATATGAATATTGAAGCCCGCCTGTCCCAGAAAATCGGTGAGGCCGGCAAGCGGCTGCATACCGGGCGTTCGCGCAATGATCAGGTGGCGCTGGATATCCGGCTCTACCTGCGCGACGAGATCGTTGAGGTGGTGGCCTATCTGGATATGCTGATTGATTCGTTGCTGGAGCAGGCTGAAAAGAATCTGGAGGTGGTGATGCCCGGCTTCACACATCTGCAGTCAGCTCAGCCGATTCTGTTTTCGCACCATATGCTGGCCTATGTGGAGATGTTCAAGCGTGACAAGGGTCGAATGGACGACTGTCTCAAGCGGGTCAATGTCCTGCCGCTGGGGGCTGGTGCACTGGCCGGTACCACCTTTCCGATCGACCGGGAGTATGTGGCTGAACAGCTCGATTTTCCGGCGGTGACCCGCAACTCACTGGATTCTGTCTCTGATCGTGACTTCGCCCTTGAGTTCATTGCTGCCTCTTCAATCCTGATGATGCACCTTTCGAGGCTGTCAGAGGAGTTGATCATCTGGTCAACCAGCGCCTTCCGTTTTGTTGATCTGTCCGACGGCTTCTGTACCGGTTCCTCGATCATGCCTCAGAAAAAAAATCCTGACGTGCCTGAGCTGGTGCGCGGCAAGACCGGGCGTGTCTATGGCAATCTGATGGCTTTGCTGACGGTGATGAAGGCCCTGCCCTTGGCCTACAACAAAGATATGCAGGAGGACAAGGAGCCGCTCTTCGATACGATTGACACCGTAAAGGGCTCACTCAAGATCTTTGCCGACATGATTCGTGAGATGCGGGTAAATAGCAGCTCCATGGGGCGTGCAGCTGGTCAGGGGTTTTCCACGGCGACTGATGTCGCTGATTATCTGGTGCGAAAAGGACTGCCGTTCAGAGATGCCCATGAGGCGGTCGGGAAAGCAGTGGCCTACTGTGTCGAAAATGAGATGGACATTATTGATCTGTCCCTGGCTGAGTGGCAGCTCTTTTCCCCTCATTTCAGCGATGATATCTTCGCTGCGATCACAGTTGAGGCCAGTGTCAACGCCCGTGATGTGATTGGTGGTACTGCCCGTAACCGCGTTGAAGACGAAATCCGGCGTTGTCGGGAAGGTAAATAG
- the argB gene encoding acetylglutamate kinase: MKHLIDKANTLMEALPYIRRFSGRTFVIKYGGHAMSDERLKESFALDVIMLKSLGINAVIVHGGGPQINETLKRYGIVSEFVRGMRVTDGETMSVVEMVLVGQVNKEVVGYLNQHGGKAVGLCGKDGSLLLSKKLLQEVTGEDGAIEQIDIGYVGDVVKVNTDLIKTLEQGGYLPVIAPVGVGLAGESYNINADVVAGRVAAALNAEKLILLTDTPGVLDKDKQLIQKISVAQMHRLIEDESITGGMIPKVVCCAEALNDGVKKAHIIDGRMEHSVLLEIFTDVGIGTEITK; encoded by the coding sequence GTGAAACATCTTATTGATAAAGCTAATACCCTGATGGAGGCGCTGCCCTATATCCGGCGTTTCTCAGGCAGAACCTTTGTAATCAAGTATGGCGGTCATGCCATGTCGGACGAACGGTTGAAGGAGTCCTTTGCCCTGGACGTGATCATGCTCAAGTCGCTGGGTATCAATGCCGTGATCGTGCATGGCGGCGGCCCCCAGATCAATGAAACTCTGAAACGTTACGGGATTGTCTCCGAGTTTGTGCGCGGCATGCGGGTGACTGACGGCGAGACCATGTCGGTGGTTGAGATGGTGCTGGTGGGACAGGTCAACAAAGAGGTGGTAGGCTACCTGAATCAGCATGGTGGTAAGGCGGTTGGTCTCTGTGGTAAGGACGGTAGTCTGCTGTTGTCCAAAAAGCTGCTGCAGGAAGTGACCGGCGAGGACGGCGCGATTGAACAGATCGACATCGGCTATGTAGGGGATGTGGTCAAGGTCAACACGGACCTGATCAAGACCCTGGAACAGGGCGGCTATCTGCCGGTGATTGCCCCGGTTGGTGTCGGGCTGGCCGGCGAAAGTTACAACATCAATGCCGACGTTGTGGCAGGCCGGGTCGCCGCAGCCTTAAATGCAGAGAAGCTGATCCTGCTGACTGACACCCCGGGTGTGCTGGACAAGGACAAACAATTGATCCAGAAGATCAGTGTTGCCCAGATGCATCGACTGATTGAAGATGAATCAATCACCGGAGGCATGATACCAAAGGTTGTCTGTTGCGCCGAGGCACTGAATGATGGCGTGAAGAAGGCTCATATTATTGACGGAAGGATGGAGCATTCGGTTCTGCTTGAGATCTTTACGGATGTCGGTATCGGGACGGAGATAACCAAATAA
- the atpE gene encoding ATP synthase F0 subunit C — protein sequence MNFFTMCMLAAGFGMAIGAFGTGIGQGLAVKSAVEGVSRNPGASGKILTTMMIGLAMIESLAIYVLVVCLIILFANPYKDVAIKALETVAK from the coding sequence ATGAACTTTTTCACAATGTGTATGCTGGCTGCAGGTTTTGGTATGGCTATTGGCGCTTTCGGTACCGGTATTGGCCAAGGTCTGGCTGTTAAGAGTGCTGTTGAAGGCGTTTCCCGTAACCCCGGCGCTTCCGGCAAGATCCTGACCACCATGATGATCGGTCTGGCCATGATCGAGTCCCTGGCCATCTACGTTCTGGTTGTTTGTCTGATCATCCTGTTCGCTAACCCCTACAAGGATGTTGCGATCAAGGCTCTGGAGACCGTTGCGAAGTAA
- a CDS encoding fibronectin type III domain-containing protein, producing the protein MPARRNRLLLVSVLVLMSGCGKKGPLLYPDMLVAQPPQQLKVEQSGSRLRLIFDLPEKDLSGRKLEDLEAVLVGRRVYQELDCISCQDQYQNLQTIDPVLPAPAQRHGNRIVLIDADVRAGERYQYRLQTVQKGGITGNATVTAVTALLSPPAAPGLKASVAFGGFVVLDITGMLSQGTSLVGYTVYRAEGDGVLVPITSLASDVTHYEDQSVQRNHTYRYAVSTVVKRSDGVVAESELSAPVTLTVADDPG; encoded by the coding sequence ATGCCGGCGCGACGGAACAGGCTCCTGCTTGTGTCTGTGCTGGTGCTGATGTCCGGCTGTGGCAAAAAAGGGCCATTGCTCTATCCGGACATGCTGGTTGCTCAGCCGCCGCAACAGCTGAAGGTTGAACAAAGCGGTTCTCGCCTGCGGCTGATCTTTGACCTGCCGGAAAAGGATCTGTCAGGCCGTAAGCTTGAGGACCTGGAGGCGGTACTGGTCGGGCGGCGTGTCTACCAAGAACTGGATTGTATCAGTTGTCAGGACCAGTACCAGAATCTGCAGACAATTGATCCTGTTTTACCGGCACCGGCTCAACGTCATGGCAACCGGATTGTCCTGATTGATGCCGATGTCCGTGCCGGTGAGCGTTATCAGTATCGTCTGCAGACAGTGCAAAAAGGCGGTATAACCGGTAATGCAACGGTCACTGCTGTGACTGCACTGCTATCCCCCCCTGCCGCGCCTGGGCTCAAGGCCTCCGTAGCATTTGGTGGATTTGTTGTGCTTGATATTACTGGCATGCTGTCACAAGGCACCTCCCTGGTAGGGTACACCGTCTACCGGGCCGAAGGCGATGGTGTACTTGTGCCGATTACTTCACTGGCTAGCGACGTTACCCACTATGAGGATCAGTCGGTACAACGTAATCACACCTATCGTTACGCTGTCAGCACTGTTGTCAAAAGGAGTGACGGGGTTGTTGCTGAGAGCGAATTGTCCGCACCTGTTACCCTGACGGTCGCGGATGATCCCGGCTAA
- a CDS encoding acetylornithine transaminase, whose amino-acid sequence MTNQQWVERSDKVIMKTYGRYPIVPVRGEGCRLWDADGKEYLDFLAGVAVNNLGHCHPKVVKALQDQAATLIHCSNYYQIPQQIELAELLCSHSFADKAFFCNSGAEANEAAIKLARKYSREKHNNPERYGIITAADSFHGRTMATVSATGQEKVQRFFDPLLHGFAHVPFNDLAALSAAVTPQTCAIMLEPIQGEGGINIPSMEYMQGVRELCDRHQLLLILDEVQVGMGRTGKLFAYEHFGITPDIMTLAKALAGGAPIGTMLARDEVAASFVPGTHGSTFGGNPLVTAAAVATVRAILEEGLLNRAEEMGEYLHGELERLGSRYSFVKEVRGIGLMIGMSLSIPGGDIVKKGHEKGVLLNVTHDTVLRFVPPLTVSKQEVNRMIEILESIFKEIEA is encoded by the coding sequence ATGACGAATCAGCAATGGGTCGAACGGTCTGACAAGGTAATCATGAAGACCTATGGACGCTATCCGATCGTGCCGGTCAGAGGCGAAGGGTGCCGTCTGTGGGATGCTGACGGCAAGGAATATCTGGATTTTCTGGCCGGTGTGGCGGTGAACAATCTGGGGCACTGTCATCCCAAGGTGGTCAAGGCGCTGCAGGACCAGGCTGCCACTCTGATCCACTGCTCCAACTACTACCAGATCCCCCAACAGATTGAGCTGGCCGAACTGCTCTGCAGCCACAGCTTTGCAGATAAGGCCTTTTTCTGTAACAGCGGGGCTGAGGCCAACGAGGCTGCCATCAAGCTGGCCCGGAAATACAGCCGCGAGAAACACAATAATCCTGAGCGCTACGGTATCATTACCGCTGCCGACTCGTTTCATGGCCGTACCATGGCCACGGTCTCTGCCACCGGCCAGGAGAAGGTACAGCGCTTTTTTGACCCCCTGCTGCACGGCTTTGCCCATGTGCCGTTCAATGATCTGGCTGCGTTGTCGGCGGCCGTTACTCCCCAGACCTGCGCCATTATGCTGGAACCGATTCAGGGGGAGGGGGGCATCAATATCCCTTCCATGGAGTATATGCAAGGGGTGCGGGAGCTGTGTGACCGTCACCAGCTGCTGCTGATCCTGGATGAGGTGCAGGTGGGAATGGGGCGTACCGGCAAGTTGTTTGCCTATGAACACTTTGGTATTACACCGGACATCATGACCCTTGCCAAGGCACTGGCAGGTGGTGCGCCGATCGGTACCATGCTGGCACGGGATGAGGTGGCAGCTTCATTTGTGCCTGGCACCCACGGCTCTACCTTTGGGGGTAACCCGCTGGTAACCGCTGCTGCGGTGGCAACGGTACGGGCAATTCTTGAGGAGGGGCTGCTGAACCGGGCTGAGGAGATGGGTGAATACCTGCATGGCGAGCTGGAGAGGCTGGGTAGCCGCTATTCCTTTGTCAAGGAGGTGCGAGGTATCGGCCTGATGATCGGCATGTCGCTCTCAATTCCCGGTGGTGATATCGTTAAAAAGGGACATGAAAAGGGAGTTCTGTTGAATGTGACCCATGACACGGTGCTGCGTTTTGTGCCTCCCCTGACGGTCAGCAAGCAGGAAGTAAACCGGATGATTGAGATTCTGGAGAGCATATTCAAGGAGATAGAGGCATGA
- a CDS encoding NUDIX domain-containing protein, translated as MTRPRYRKEHIVTSVVAVIIDEQERVLLTRRSIPPFKGMWVMPGGKIDLGEPIATALRREVDEEVGLEIEVGSLINVFEHVTPGEENCHYIILFYRCRPVHYDLSHNLDEVSEAIWVARGDLAQYDMPEGTRSILGTVFPEFAA; from the coding sequence GTGACCAGACCGCGTTACAGGAAGGAACATATCGTCACTTCAGTCGTGGCGGTAATTATTGATGAACAGGAACGGGTGCTCCTCACCAGGAGGAGCATCCCCCCCTTTAAGGGCATGTGGGTCATGCCCGGAGGCAAGATCGACCTGGGGGAACCGATTGCCACAGCACTCAGACGGGAAGTGGACGAAGAGGTCGGGTTGGAGATTGAGGTTGGCAGCCTGATCAATGTGTTTGAGCATGTCACCCCCGGTGAAGAAAACTGTCATTACATCATCCTGTTTTACCGCTGTCGGCCGGTTCATTATGACCTGAGCCACAATCTCGATGAGGTCTCTGAAGCAATCTGGGTCGCACGAGGAGACCTTGCTCAGTACGATATGCCTGAAGGGACGCGCTCCATCCTGGGAACCGTGTTTCCCGAGTTCGCTGCCTGA
- a CDS encoding ATP synthase subunit I: protein MTLINEARLPTVILQSSAILLFIATVAGFLFYTTPVALGILAGGSIAIINFVWQRRTLRQLLDSQAPPTASSATLRYLLRLSITAVILYAVLTSGHFSIIALLVGLSVIVAVIIALTLYSAFYKGD from the coding sequence GTGACACTGATCAACGAGGCTAGGCTGCCTACTGTTATTTTGCAATCAAGCGCAATCCTGCTCTTTATTGCAACAGTTGCCGGTTTCTTATTCTACACGACGCCGGTTGCTCTTGGTATTCTGGCTGGTGGCAGCATTGCCATTATAAATTTTGTCTGGCAGCGCAGGACACTACGCCAACTGCTTGACAGTCAGGCTCCCCCCACAGCGAGCTCTGCAACACTGCGCTACCTGCTTCGCCTGAGTATTACCGCCGTTATACTGTATGCCGTACTGACTTCCGGGCATTTTTCCATTATCGCCCTTCTGGTCGGGCTGTCAGTCATAGTGGCAGTTATCATTGCATTAACACTGTATTCAGCGTTTTATAAAGGAGATTGA